In Ruminococcaceae bacterium BL-4, one DNA window encodes the following:
- a CDS encoding protein of unknown function (Evidence 5 : Unknown function) has product MFKKIPSIKGEIHFSLFIDGIFVIEKDKKAAPILMALLLIP; this is encoded by the coding sequence TTGTTTAAAAAGATCCCATCGATTAAAGGCGAAATTCATTTTTCACTTTTTATTGATGGGATCTTTGTGATTGAAAAAGATAAAAAAGCAGCGCCGATTTTAATGGCGCTGCTTTTGATCCCTTGA
- a CDS encoding putative Small-conductance mechanosensitive channel (Evidence 3 : Putative function from multiple computational evidences), producing the protein MPFETMWQDFLLWLQGALPRLIGALLIFAIGWKLSDWMIQIGKRMLNRTGVETGFVTFVGSLLKILLKVIVVIAVLDQLNVNVSAIVAAVGAAGVTAALALKDNLSNVACGAQIILTKPFKVGDYIAMDSTEGTVMRIEMMFTVLKTFDNREVVIPNSTLTAAVITNYTAMENRMLDLTYGISYQDDLLAAKAVLQKLAEENPKILKEPAPMVVVREHGASAVHLLLRVWCKTTDYWSLYYEMQEQVKLAFDRAGLTIPFDQVDVHLKDEIKEHHPDK; encoded by the coding sequence ATGCCATTTGAAACCATGTGGCAGGATTTTCTTTTGTGGCTACAAGGAGCGTTGCCAAGACTGATCGGTGCACTTCTGATTTTTGCAATCGGCTGGAAACTCAGCGACTGGATGATTCAGATTGGAAAACGTATGCTGAATCGTACCGGTGTCGAGACCGGTTTTGTCACGTTTGTAGGTTCTTTACTGAAAATTTTGCTGAAAGTAATCGTTGTAATTGCTGTATTAGATCAGCTGAATGTCAATGTCAGTGCAATCGTGGCGGCAGTCGGCGCGGCCGGAGTAACTGCGGCATTGGCTTTAAAAGATAATCTCAGCAATGTTGCCTGTGGAGCGCAGATTATTTTGACAAAGCCTTTTAAAGTGGGAGATTATATCGCTATGGACAGTACCGAGGGGACTGTTATGCGAATCGAAATGATGTTTACTGTTCTGAAGACCTTTGATAATCGAGAAGTTGTGATTCCTAATTCCACTTTGACGGCGGCTGTAATTACGAACTATACCGCGATGGAAAATCGTATGCTTGATCTTACTTATGGAATTTCTTATCAAGATGATTTGCTGGCGGCGAAAGCAGTGCTGCAGAAATTGGCAGAAGAGAATCCAAAAATTTTGAAAGAGCCGGCTCCGATGGTAGTTGTACGAGAGCATGGAGCAAGTGCGGTGCATCTGCTTCTTCGTGTTTGGTGCAAAACTACCGATTATTGGTCGCTGTACTATGAAATGCAGGAACAAGTCAAATTGGCGTTTGATCGTGCGGGTCTTACCATCCCGTTTGATCAAGTTGATGTTCATCTGAAAGATGAGATAAAAGAGCATCATCCAGACAAATAG
- a CDS encoding TetR/AcrR family transcriptional regulator, protein MQSKIEDKKKQKKNNLERAAYELFAEKGISGISVDQIVKRAKVAKGTFYLYFHDKTELLNKVIILYSTEIIHSAMVRAQQQNIESCVERIIFLVDDIIERFKRDPEILKIINKNLSEGLLNPTLLSAQVKENQTMEELLASYTANMKKEKFSAQESFQLLYMIIELVAQVSYHAILRRQPTDIDHLKPILYESIRKILHR, encoded by the coding sequence TTGCAAAGCAAAATTGAAGATAAAAAGAAGCAAAAGAAAAATAATTTGGAAAGAGCGGCTTATGAACTTTTTGCAGAAAAAGGAATTTCCGGGATTTCGGTAGATCAGATTGTAAAACGGGCCAAAGTGGCAAAGGGAACGTTTTATCTTTATTTTCACGATAAAACGGAATTGCTTAATAAGGTAATCATTCTTTACAGCACTGAAATTATTCATTCTGCAATGGTTCGCGCACAGCAGCAAAATATAGAAAGCTGCGTAGAACGGATCATTTTTTTGGTGGATGATATTATTGAGCGATTTAAAAGGGATCCGGAAATTTTAAAGATTATTAATAAAAATCTTTCAGAAGGACTTTTGAATCCAACTCTGCTTTCTGCGCAGGTAAAAGAAAATCAGACGATGGAAGAATTGCTGGCGTCTTATACAGCAAATATGAAAAAGGAAAAATTCAGCGCACAAGAATCTTTCCAGCTGCTTTATATGATTATTGAATTAGTGGCTCAAGTCAGTTATCATGCGATTTTGCGTAGGCAGCCCACCGACATTGATCATCTAAAACCGATTCTTTATGAATCGATTCGAAAAATACTTCACAGATAG
- a CDS encoding conserved membrane protein of unknown function (Evidence 4 : Unknown function but conserved in other organisms) produces the protein MQRFAKWIVHHRRAIVILAVLLLIPSVIGYSKTFVNYDILSYLPENLDSMIGQKYLDKDFNMGSSAMLVVDNMEDKDVVNLKNQIKEVPGVHKVIWADDIKDTSIPNDVLPDDFKKIFYSDTGTMMIISFEDSAASPSTFQAIAQIRSISNKNCFLAGMTAIVKDTKDIVETEMPKYVLVAVLLSMAVLFLSLESTVVPLIFMLGIVFPIIYNFGSNVFLGQVSYITQALAAVLQLGVTMDFSIFLLHRYNEECTKQSDREDAMATAIVATFNSITGSSLTTIAGFLALCTMSLKLGTDIGIVMAKGVLLGVVSTLTVLPSLLMTFDRAIGKYRHRVLIHETKKIPQFIVKHHKGILVVFVLLLIPFSVAQGKVSQYYALDQTLPQDLNSIVSTNKLKKDFKMDTTHFVLVSDQLDDYKIKDLTEKLQNVDGVNEALSYEKYVGGGIPTAFEPAAIRETFNQGGHKMILVNSLYKAGSDQCNAQLDEMKKIAKSYDADAVIAGEGAMTKDLVQVADIDFKNVSVVSILAVFVIILISFKSISVPVLLVAAIEFAITVNMGIPYFTGTVIPFIASIVIGTIQLGATIDYAILMTNRFREELNNGNMPEQAMLTAVTKCSTSILTSGLTFFSATLGVVLVSRVDLIKSLCSMLARGALISMVTIIFVLPAILLLFNKVIKKTSYHWIQNKTNSKEIETA, from the coding sequence ATGCAGCGATTTGCAAAATGGATTGTGCATCACCGGAGAGCCATTGTAATTCTTGCAGTTTTGCTACTGATTCCATCAGTTATTGGGTACAGCAAGACTTTTGTAAATTATGATATTTTGTCTTATCTTCCAGAGAATCTGGATTCTATGATTGGCCAGAAATATTTGGATAAAGATTTTAATATGGGAAGTTCCGCGATGTTGGTAGTTGATAATATGGAGGATAAAGATGTTGTCAACTTGAAAAATCAAATTAAAGAAGTTCCCGGAGTTCATAAAGTGATTTGGGCAGATGATATTAAGGATACTTCAATCCCGAACGATGTTCTGCCGGATGATTTTAAAAAGATTTTTTATAGCGATACCGGAACAATGATGATCATTTCGTTTGAAGACAGCGCCGCGTCGCCAAGCACTTTTCAGGCGATTGCACAGATTCGCTCTATTTCGAATAAAAATTGCTTTTTAGCTGGAATGACGGCAATCGTCAAAGATACAAAAGATATTGTTGAAACGGAAATGCCCAAATATGTTTTGGTTGCAGTTTTGCTCAGTATGGCAGTCCTTTTCCTCTCTTTGGAGAGCACAGTTGTACCATTAATTTTTATGTTGGGTATCGTTTTCCCGATCATTTATAATTTTGGCAGTAACGTTTTTCTTGGCCAGGTTTCTTATATCACCCAAGCGTTGGCAGCAGTTCTCCAATTAGGGGTAACGATGGACTTTTCTATTTTTCTTCTGCATCGCTATAACGAAGAGTGTACAAAACAGTCTGATCGAGAAGATGCGATGGCTACAGCGATTGTTGCAACCTTCAATTCTATTACAGGCAGTAGCCTGACAACGATTGCAGGTTTCCTTGCGCTTTGTACCATGAGCCTTAAATTGGGAACCGACATTGGTATCGTGATGGCAAAAGGTGTGCTTCTAGGTGTGGTCAGTACGCTTACCGTTCTGCCGTCGCTTTTGATGACATTTGATCGTGCCATCGGTAAATATAGACACCGTGTACTGATTCATGAGACAAAGAAAATTCCGCAGTTTATTGTAAAGCATCATAAAGGAATTTTGGTCGTCTTTGTTTTACTGCTAATTCCATTTTCAGTAGCACAGGGAAAAGTCAGCCAGTATTATGCGCTGGATCAGACCCTGCCGCAGGATCTGAATTCGATCGTCAGCACCAATAAGCTCAAAAAAGATTTTAAGATGGATACCACTCATTTTGTATTAGTCAGCGATCAGCTGGATGATTATAAAATTAAGGATTTGACCGAGAAACTACAGAATGTCGATGGCGTTAATGAGGCACTTTCCTATGAAAAATATGTAGGCGGTGGAATTCCCACAGCGTTTGAACCAGCAGCTATTCGGGAGACATTCAATCAAGGCGGCCATAAAATGATTTTGGTTAACAGTCTTTATAAAGCGGGCAGTGACCAATGCAATGCGCAGCTCGATGAGATGAAGAAAATTGCGAAGTCTTATGACGCGGATGCTGTGATCGCGGGTGAAGGCGCTATGACAAAAGATCTGGTTCAGGTTGCTGATATTGACTTTAAAAATGTCAGTGTCGTTTCAATCCTTGCAGTGTTCGTCATTATTTTGATTTCGTTTAAATCGATTTCAGTTCCAGTCCTTTTGGTTGCAGCAATCGAATTTGCAATCACCGTAAATATGGGCATTCCGTATTTTACCGGAACGGTCATTCCGTTTATTGCGAGTATCGTGATCGGGACTATTCAGTTGGGAGCAACCATTGATTATGCAATCCTAATGACAAACCGATTCCGTGAAGAGCTCAATAATGGCAATATGCCGGAACAGGCTATGCTGACAGCAGTTACAAAATGTTCTACTTCTATTTTGACGAGCGGCCTAACCTTCTTCTCAGCAACTTTGGGCGTGGTACTTGTTTCTAGAGTGGATCTAATTAAGAGCCTCTGCTCTATGCTGGCTCGGGGCGCGTTGATCAGTATGGTAACGATTATATTTGTTTTGCCGGCTATTTTGCTTTTGTTTAATAAAGTGATTAAAAAGACCAGTTATCACTGGATTCAGAATAAGACTAATTCAAAGGAGATTGAGACAGCATGA
- a CDS encoding protein of unknown function (Evidence 5 : Unknown function), which yields MKTSCEKQAVIMMAVCAALWSTAGILIKLISWHSMVICGLRSLF from the coding sequence TTGAAAACTTCCTGTGAGAAGCAGGCTGTTATCATGATGGCGGTATGTGCAGCACTTTGGAGTACTGCCGGAATTCTTATTAAATTAATTTCATGGCATTCGATGGTAATTTGTGGACTTCGCAGCTTGTTTTGA
- a CDS encoding LSU m5C1962 methyltransferase RlmI translates to MKKNYPQVAVSKKAEAFLLMGHPWVYDTEVTPIGEVAENGGLVTIRSQKGSFLGTGFYNSHSKIRVRVLSRNANDEINEKFFARRLRYAWEYRKSIMKAEDLDACRIIFGEADQMPGLTVDKFHDILVTQTLCLGIEKWKPVIFEALYQILKDDGVEIRGIFERNDVGIRELEGMEQGKGFYPLQGVEIPSSCEVPIVENGIRYFVDFENGQKTGFFLDQKYNRRAVAQIAKNKRVLDCFTHTGSFGLNAVKGGAQHVHAVDISDDAIKMAQRNAKENHLDSKMSFETANVFDLLSSLTPKQYDFIILDPPAFTKSRRTVEHAAHGYLEINERAMKLLPRGGYLATCSCSHFMTDELFRKMLREASSKACVSLRQIEERQQGPDHPILWNVPETDYLKFYLFQVV, encoded by the coding sequence ATGAAAAAAAATTATCCGCAGGTTGCAGTCAGTAAAAAAGCGGAAGCTTTTCTTTTGATGGGACATCCATGGGTTTATGATACGGAAGTTACGCCTATAGGAGAAGTTGCAGAAAATGGAGGGCTTGTCACGATTCGTTCGCAGAAAGGAAGCTTCCTTGGGACAGGCTTTTATAATTCGCACAGCAAGATTCGGGTACGGGTGCTTTCCAGAAATGCAAATGATGAGATCAATGAAAAGTTCTTTGCTCGTCGTCTGCGCTATGCATGGGAATATCGAAAAAGTATTATGAAAGCGGAAGATTTAGATGCCTGCCGCATTATTTTCGGAGAGGCAGATCAGATGCCTGGCCTGACAGTCGATAAATTTCATGATATTTTAGTTACCCAGACATTATGCCTTGGAATAGAAAAATGGAAACCAGTTATTTTTGAGGCACTTTATCAGATACTAAAAGATGATGGAGTCGAAATTCGCGGGATTTTCGAACGTAATGATGTAGGAATTCGCGAGCTGGAAGGGATGGAACAGGGAAAAGGGTTTTATCCTTTACAGGGGGTGGAAATTCCATCTTCCTGTGAAGTCCCGATTGTGGAAAATGGGATTCGTTATTTTGTGGATTTTGAAAACGGACAGAAAACGGGTTTCTTTTTGGATCAGAAGTATAATCGACGCGCAGTTGCACAAATTGCAAAAAATAAGAGAGTGTTGGATTGTTTTACCCATACAGGTTCGTTTGGACTGAATGCGGTTAAGGGCGGGGCACAACATGTTCATGCAGTGGATATCAGCGATGATGCGATTAAAATGGCGCAAAGAAATGCAAAAGAAAATCACTTGGACTCTAAAATGAGCTTTGAAACGGCAAATGTTTTTGATTTGCTTTCCAGCCTTACACCAAAACAGTACGATTTTATTATTTTGGATCCGCCTGCATTTACAAAAAGCCGCAGGACGGTAGAACATGCAGCACACGGATATTTAGAGATCAATGAACGTGCAATGAAGTTGCTGCCTCGTGGAGGATATCTTGCAACCTGTTCCTGCTCTCATTTTATGACGGATGAACTGTTCCGAAAAATGCTGCGGGAGGCATCCTCAAAAGCTTGTGTTTCTCTGCGCCAGATTGAAGAAAGGCAGCAGGGACCGGATCATCCGATTCTGTGGAATGTCCCCGAAACAGACTACCTAAAATTCTATTTATTTCAGGTAGTCTAA
- the rsfS gene encoding Ribosomal silencing factor RsfS, whose product MESKELAQEAVRILDRKKGKEIRMIGIREISSLADYFVLATGTSSTQVKALADEVEVQLKEKGESPVRTEGYRSHSWILIDYGNVVVHVFTAEARHFYDLDRLWQDGTEEDLSDLLSEE is encoded by the coding sequence ATGGAGTCAAAAGAGTTGGCCCAAGAGGCTGTACGAATTCTGGATCGGAAGAAGGGAAAAGAAATTCGGATGATCGGAATTCGAGAGATTTCTTCTCTTGCGGATTATTTCGTTTTAGCAACCGGTACCAGCAGCACACAAGTAAAAGCATTAGCAGATGAAGTGGAAGTGCAGCTCAAAGAGAAGGGCGAATCGCCGGTTCGCACAGAAGGCTATCGCAGTCATTCCTGGATCCTGATTGATTACGGAAATGTTGTGGTTCATGTATTTACCGCAGAAGCGCGGCATTTTTATGATCTTGACCGACTGTGGCAGGATGGAACGGAAGAGGATCTTTCAGATCTTCTCAGTGAGGAATAA
- a CDS encoding protein of unknown function (Evidence 5 : Unknown function): MTKRNVTARFASQTKYYRIVSKQSGKAIDVCDAAMESGILLEVNDKNNSDSQLWMIIPGQKSTCRFRNKATNKFFDVIEGGTKNGCWLHQWEEANASTQIWKIESTETADTYKIKSIAAEKYLDIVGISSVAGANLQLWQNTDGDNQEWKLELMEDFTPKKENKAKKTAPKAKSTTSKPKKITSKKAAEKFE, encoded by the coding sequence ATGACAAAAAGAAATGTAACCGCAAGATTTGCCTCTCAGACAAAGTATTATCGAATTGTTTCAAAACAGAGCGGAAAAGCGATTGATGTATGCGACGCCGCAATGGAAAGCGGAATACTGCTGGAAGTCAATGATAAAAACAATTCTGACAGTCAGCTGTGGATGATTATTCCCGGTCAAAAATCCACCTGCCGCTTTCGCAACAAGGCAACCAATAAATTCTTCGATGTGATTGAAGGCGGAACTAAAAATGGTTGCTGGCTCCACCAATGGGAAGAAGCAAACGCTTCCACGCAGATTTGGAAAATCGAATCCACTGAAACGGCTGATACTTATAAAATCAAGTCTATTGCTGCCGAAAAATATCTGGATATCGTTGGTATTTCCTCTGTTGCCGGTGCTAATCTGCAGCTTTGGCAAAATACAGATGGAGATAACCAAGAATGGAAACTGGAACTGATGGAAGATTTCACTCCTAAAAAAGAAAATAAAGCCAAGAAAACCGCTCCTAAAGCAAAAAGTACAACATCAAAACCGAAAAAAATCACTTCTAAAAAAGCAGCTGAAAAATTCGAATAA
- a CDS encoding Hydrolase (HAD superfamily), YqeK, with protein MNLTPYENLIRPLLSDGRFYHSQCVSRRAGELAKQYGADQDKAEIAGILHDIMKDIPKEKQRALMKKYGIALTSVEENAPKLWHAMLGPAYLKNEKIISDPEILDAVRYHTTGRVGMTLLDQIIFVSDFISDDRDYEGVEQLRKTAEKDLDETLLEGMVFTIRELSEMCAPIHPDTIAAYNEIVLNQMKKNKKKG; from the coding sequence ATGAATCTTACACCTTATGAAAACTTAATTCGGCCGCTTTTATCAGATGGCCGGTTTTATCACAGCCAATGTGTCAGCAGGCGTGCAGGGGAACTCGCAAAACAGTATGGTGCTGATCAGGACAAAGCAGAGATTGCAGGAATCCTACATGATATTATGAAGGACATTCCGAAAGAAAAGCAGCGGGCGTTGATGAAAAAATATGGAATCGCCTTGACGTCGGTAGAAGAAAATGCACCAAAACTTTGGCATGCGATGTTGGGTCCCGCTTATCTTAAAAATGAGAAGATTATTTCGGATCCGGAGATTTTGGATGCCGTGCGGTATCATACAACAGGGCGTGTTGGTATGACACTTTTGGATCAGATCATTTTTGTTTCTGATTTTATTTCGGATGACCGTGATTATGAAGGAGTAGAACAGCTTAGAAAAACAGCGGAAAAAGATTTGGATGAAACACTTTTGGAGGGAATGGTTTTTACCATTCGAGAGCTTTCTGAGATGTGTGCACCGATTCATCCGGATACAATTGCGGCTTATAATGAGATTGTACTGAATCAAATGAAGAAAAACAAAAAGAAAGGCTGA
- the leuS gene encoding leucyl-tRNA synthetase (Evidence 2a : Function from experimental evidences in other organisms; PubMedId : 12682299, 1317842; Product type e : enzyme), which translates to MKYDHKRIEEKWQKAWEKSDAFHAENNSDKEKFYALIEFPYPSGQGLHVGHPRSYTAMDIIARKRRLQGYNVLYPIGWDAFGLPTENFAIKNHIHPAEVTKKNVARFKQQLKNLGISFDWDREINTTDPEYYKWTQWIFLQLYKHGLAYKKEMSVNWCTGCKCVLANEEVVEGVCERCHSEVVHKVKSQWMLKITAYAQRLIDDLDLVDYPDRVKIQQKNWIGRSTGAEVDFKTTAGDLLTVYTTRPDTLYGATYMVISPEHPYIEKWADKIQNMDEVKAYQAEASKKSEFERAEVQKEKTGVRLSGVSAVNPLTQKEIPIFISDYVLMTYGTGAIMAVPAHDTRDWDFAKKFGLPIVEVVKGGDVQKEAFTDCATGVMVNSGILNGLTVEEAKEKIKQYIEEKGFGRSKVNYKLRDWVFSRQRYWGEPIPMVYCEKCGWVPLPESELPLRLPQVKSYEPTDNGESPLAHMEDWVNTTCPHCGGPARRETDTMPQWAGSSWYFLRYLDPHNDKALASKEAMKYWMPVDWYNGGMEHTTLHLLYSRFWHKFLYDIGVVPCPEPYAKRTSHGMILGENGEKMSKSRGNVVNPDDVVDEYGADTMRLYEMFIGDFEKAAPWSTKSIKGCRRLVERYYALLDVMTPEETIRPEMEVPFNKTIKKVSEDIENLKFNTAIAAMMSLMNEINAAGSITHKELEIFTLLFNPFAPHVTEEVWEQLKINDKMAYQQTWPSYDESKCKEDTIEIAVQVNGKVRARLNVAADISKEDALAAVKAEPKIAEELSGKKLLKEIYVPGKLVNLVAR; encoded by the coding sequence ATGAAATACGATCATAAAAGAATTGAGGAAAAGTGGCAGAAGGCATGGGAAAAATCCGATGCCTTTCATGCGGAAAATAATAGTGATAAAGAAAAGTTTTATGCGCTGATCGAATTCCCGTATCCTTCTGGACAGGGACTTCATGTTGGTCATCCGCGTTCTTATACTGCAATGGATATTATTGCGAGAAAGCGCCGTTTGCAGGGATATAATGTTCTTTATCCGATCGGCTGGGATGCTTTTGGACTTCCTACCGAGAATTTTGCAATTAAAAATCATATCCATCCCGCGGAAGTAACCAAGAAAAATGTTGCTCGTTTTAAGCAGCAGCTTAAAAATTTGGGAATTTCTTTTGACTGGGATCGGGAAATTAATACCACAGATCCGGAATATTATAAATGGACGCAGTGGATTTTCCTTCAGCTTTATAAACACGGTCTTGCCTATAAAAAAGAAATGAGCGTCAACTGGTGTACCGGCTGCAAATGCGTGCTTGCAAATGAAGAGGTTGTGGAAGGCGTCTGTGAACGCTGCCACAGCGAAGTCGTTCATAAGGTTAAGAGCCAGTGGATGCTTAAAATCACCGCTTATGCACAGCGCCTGATTGATGACCTCGATTTGGTAGATTATCCGGATCGAGTTAAGATTCAGCAGAAGAACTGGATTGGCCGTTCTACTGGCGCTGAAGTCGATTTTAAGACGACGGCCGGTGATCTGCTGACCGTTTATACCACTCGCCCGGATACCCTTTACGGCGCTACTTATATGGTTATTTCTCCGGAGCATCCTTACATTGAAAAATGGGCGGATAAGATTCAGAATATGGATGAAGTCAAAGCCTATCAGGCAGAAGCTTCTAAAAAAAGTGAGTTTGAACGTGCCGAAGTGCAGAAGGAAAAGACGGGAGTTCGACTTTCTGGTGTTTCAGCGGTTAATCCATTGACGCAAAAAGAAATTCCGATCTTTATTTCCGATTATGTCCTGATGACTTATGGCACCGGCGCTATCATGGCTGTGCCGGCACACGATACCCGTGATTGGGATTTTGCAAAGAAATTTGGACTACCGATCGTCGAAGTTGTAAAAGGCGGCGATGTGCAGAAAGAGGCATTTACCGATTGTGCTACCGGAGTAATGGTTAATTCCGGAATCTTGAACGGCCTTACCGTAGAAGAAGCCAAGGAAAAGATCAAGCAGTATATAGAAGAAAAAGGCTTTGGACGCAGCAAAGTTAACTATAAGCTGCGCGATTGGGTTTTCTCCCGTCAGCGTTATTGGGGCGAACCGATCCCGATGGTTTACTGCGAAAAATGTGGTTGGGTTCCTCTGCCGGAAAGTGAGCTGCCGCTGAGACTGCCGCAGGTCAAAAGTTATGAGCCCACGGATAACGGAGAGTCACCTCTTGCTCATATGGAGGATTGGGTCAATACTACCTGTCCTCATTGCGGTGGCCCCGCACGGAGAGAAACAGATACCATGCCGCAGTGGGCAGGGTCTTCCTGGTATTTCCTGCGTTATCTTGATCCGCACAATGATAAGGCGCTTGCAAGCAAAGAAGCTATGAAATACTGGATGCCGGTGGATTGGTATAACGGCGGCATGGAGCATACAACACTTCATTTGCTTTACAGCCGTTTTTGGCATAAATTTCTCTATGACATCGGTGTCGTGCCTTGTCCGGAACCGTATGCAAAGAGAACAAGCCATGGTATGATTTTGGGTGAAAACGGAGAAAAAATGAGTAAATCCCGCGGCAACGTGGTGAATCCGGACGATGTTGTTGACGAGTATGGTGCGGATACCATGCGGCTTTACGAGATGTTCATTGGAGATTTTGAAAAAGCAGCTCCATGGAGCACCAAGAGCATCAAAGGCTGCCGCCGTCTCGTTGAACGGTATTATGCACTGCTCGATGTGATGACACCGGAAGAAACAATTCGCCCCGAGATGGAAGTGCCTTTCAATAAAACGATTAAAAAGGTCAGTGAGGATATCGAAAATCTGAAGTTCAATACGGCAATCGCTGCCATGATGAGCTTGATGAATGAGATTAATGCTGCTGGCTCGATCACTCATAAAGAGCTTGAAATTTTCACTTTGCTTTTCAATCCTTTTGCGCCTCATGTGACAGAAGAAGTTTGGGAGCAGCTAAAGATAAATGATAAGATGGCGTATCAGCAGACATGGCCTTCTTATGATGAATCTAAATGCAAAGAAGATACGATCGAAATTGCGGTTCAAGTGAACGGAAAAGTTCGTGCACGTTTGAATGTTGCAGCGGATATTTCAAAAGAGGATGCTTTGGCAGCAGTGAAAGCAGAGCCGAAGATTGCAGAAGAGCTTTCTGGCAAAAAACTTTTGAAAGAGATCTATGTTCCGGGGAAACTTGTCAATTTGGTCGCTAGATAA
- a CDS encoding membrane protein of unknown function (Evidence 5 : Unknown function) has product MIYMKYQKNPICLTKYSILDSFSLTLTFICFVIADKLTTVANAVILEFVFPIFILIMNALVFHQKICYTDALVIGISMCGITLFFFDQIVSGTFLEIF; this is encoded by the coding sequence TTGATATATATGAAATATCAAAAGAATCCCATTTGTTTGACGAAGTATTCGATTTTGGACAGCTTTAGTTTGACACTTACTTTTATCTGTTTTGTAATTGCCGATAAGCTGACGACGGTTGCCAATGCGGTTATTCTGGAATTTGTTTTTCCAATCTTTATTTTGATTATGAATGCACTGGTTTTCCATCAGAAAATTTGCTATACAGATGCACTTGTCATAGGGATTTCCATGTGTGGAATCACGCTTTTCTTTTTTGATCAGATTGTCAGTGGAACTTTCTTGGAAATTTTCTAG